Proteins encoded in a region of the Myxococcus guangdongensis genome:
- a CDS encoding bifunctional 3-(3-hydroxy-phenyl)propionate/3-hydroxycinnamic acid hydroxylase, translating to MNHQRQLNNETTRRADVAPETVDVIIVGCGPVGAMAANLLGLQGVRTLIVEKELSAHSQSRAISLDDEAQRIFQSAGLEGELGPGFHPCKTLHYLDDRLRVLAEVDFTKLDRPYGHDVATFFQQPRMEAMLRKGMARFEHVELRQGHEVESFVQDGEGLTVRVREVATEKVLTVRARYLLACDGAHSPIRRKLGLKLEGTTGLEHALAITVSTSSPEPDYTSYLCGPKRRGFIARTARDEMRFDIIVDPDADLEAVRQPDHVRSLIAPYIDPSTVKIRSINVHSYHSRLVDRWRVGRAFLLGDAAHLMPPFLGQGLCAGFRDAANLSWKLARVLDGSADDSLLDTYEQERRGHVAEVIKSSDAMGRVMMSGGQVLSRVRNALIQILYRLPVTGEFIRQFKVKPVFALEQGFLLGARRGKAAPEGTYFPQPRVEVLEGQRALLDHVLGDGFVVLTRPGASQDLQREARALAAEMGARAWTVLSGDRIGEPPAEALVDTEGRLGAWFARHGKDVVVLRPDRYVYGTATGPELEGLRRSLRGRIRPRAHTAAAVVRRAG from the coding sequence ATGAATCATCAAAGGCAGCTCAACAACGAGACGACCCGGAGGGCGGACGTGGCTCCAGAAACTGTTGATGTCATCATCGTGGGATGTGGGCCGGTCGGAGCGATGGCGGCCAACCTGCTCGGACTGCAGGGCGTCAGGACGCTCATCGTGGAGAAGGAGCTGTCCGCGCACAGCCAGTCCCGCGCCATCAGCCTGGATGACGAGGCGCAGCGCATCTTCCAGTCCGCGGGCCTGGAGGGAGAGCTGGGGCCGGGCTTCCATCCCTGCAAGACGCTGCACTACCTGGATGACCGCCTGCGCGTGCTCGCGGAGGTGGACTTCACGAAGCTGGACCGCCCCTATGGGCACGACGTGGCCACCTTCTTCCAGCAGCCGCGGATGGAGGCGATGCTGCGCAAGGGCATGGCCCGCTTCGAGCACGTGGAGCTGCGGCAGGGCCACGAGGTCGAATCCTTCGTTCAGGACGGCGAGGGCCTCACGGTGCGCGTGCGCGAGGTCGCCACCGAGAAGGTGCTCACCGTCCGCGCCCGCTACCTGCTCGCGTGCGACGGCGCGCACAGCCCCATCCGCCGCAAGCTGGGCCTGAAGCTCGAGGGCACCACGGGCCTGGAGCACGCGCTCGCCATCACCGTGAGCACGTCATCGCCGGAGCCCGACTACACCAGCTACCTGTGTGGACCGAAGCGCCGGGGCTTCATCGCGCGCACCGCGCGGGACGAGATGCGCTTCGACATCATCGTCGACCCGGACGCGGACCTGGAGGCGGTGCGGCAGCCGGACCACGTGCGCTCGCTCATCGCGCCCTACATCGACCCGTCGACGGTGAAGATCCGCTCCATCAACGTGCACTCGTACCACTCGCGCCTGGTGGACCGCTGGCGGGTGGGGCGCGCCTTCCTGCTCGGGGACGCCGCGCACCTGATGCCGCCCTTCCTGGGCCAGGGCCTGTGCGCGGGCTTCCGCGACGCGGCGAACCTGTCCTGGAAGCTGGCGCGGGTGCTGGACGGCTCGGCGGACGACTCGCTCTTGGACACGTACGAGCAGGAGCGGCGCGGCCACGTGGCGGAGGTCATCAAGAGCTCGGACGCCATGGGCCGGGTGATGATGTCCGGCGGCCAGGTGCTCTCGCGCGTGCGCAACGCGCTCATCCAGATTCTCTACCGCCTGCCCGTCACCGGGGAGTTCATCCGCCAGTTCAAGGTGAAGCCCGTCTTCGCGCTGGAGCAGGGCTTCCTGCTCGGCGCACGCCGCGGGAAGGCCGCGCCGGAGGGCACCTACTTCCCGCAGCCGCGCGTGGAGGTGCTCGAGGGCCAGCGGGCGCTCTTGGACCACGTGCTGGGTGACGGCTTTGTGGTGCTCACGCGGCCGGGCGCCTCGCAGGACCTGCAGCGCGAGGCCCGCGCGCTGGCCGCGGAAATGGGCGCGCGCGCGTGGACCGTGCTCTCCGGTGATCGCATCGGCGAGCCTCCGGCGGAAGCGCTCGTGGACACGGAGGGCCGGTTGGGCGCGTGGTTCGCCCGCCACGGCAAGGACGTGGTGGTGCTGCGCCCGGACCGCTACGTGTACGGCACCGCGACGGGGCCGGAGCTGGAGGGGCTTCGCCGCTCGCTGCGCGGACGCATCCGTCCGCGCGCGCACACGGCGGCCGCGGTGGTGCGTCGCGCGGGGTAG